Proteins encoded by one window of Rhizophagus irregularis chromosome 31, complete sequence:
- a CDS encoding uncharacterized protein (SECRETED:cutsite_TNC-QY; SECRETED:prob_0.9437); SECRETED:SignalP(1-21) has protein sequence MHIIIFLISLLILCSINLTNCQYPGFPTSPPFLTSTTGFPEPSLTPLPSPTSLLQPTFSNNPFLTPEEPTFGSSDSPIQPSIVTVLSTTTTYVGPAVTTLPPTATVVTYVTVVDKTSSCNKPLLNLWNIGIFNIISTIALWFT, from the coding sequence atgcatataataattttcttgatATCGTTATTAATACTGTGtagtattaatttaacaaattgtCAATATCCAGGCTTTCCAACATCACCACCATTTTTAACTTCGACAACAGGATTTCCTGAGCCATCACTGACACCTTTACCCTCACCGACTTCATTATTACAACcaactttttcaaataatccGTTCCTAACACCCGAAGAACCTACTTTTGGTTCATCAGATTCACCAATTCAACCTTCTATTGTAACTGTTTTATCCACTACTACTACGTATGTTGGCCCTGCTGTTACTACTCTACCTCCTACTGCTACTGTTGTAACTTATGTTACTGTAGTTGATAAAACATCTTCTTGCAACAAACCATTATTGAATTTATGGAAtattggaatttttaacataatatcGACTATAGCTCTTTGGTTTACttga